The following proteins are encoded in a genomic region of bacterium:
- a CDS encoding pantoate--beta-alanine ligase, translating to MDVITSINDMREFSENARAKGKTIGFVPTMGFLHEGHLSLVRTAVKENDITVASIFINPVQFGPCEDLSTYPRDFASDRYLLEKEKTDVLFYPSVQEMYPEPSLTHLFINRLTDGLCGAQRKGHFEGVALVVAKLFNITKPNRAYFGAKDWQQQAVIRRMVKDLNFDIHIEVCPIVREEDGLAMSSRNIYLSQDERTRALVLNRSLDEAERMVKQGQRDCEVILKKISELIASSKPDRIDYVSAVDPESLQNVKKIDGPVLFALAVKFGKARLIDNRLCSIA from the coding sequence ATGGACGTTATCACTTCTATCAATGATATGCGTGAATTCTCAGAGAACGCAAGGGCGAAAGGAAAGACCATAGGGTTTGTTCCTACGATGGGTTTCTTGCACGAGGGTCATCTTTCCCTTGTTCGCACAGCCGTAAAGGAGAATGACATCACCGTAGCGAGTATCTTCATTAACCCGGTGCAGTTCGGCCCGTGCGAGGATTTATCGACATATCCCAGGGATTTTGCAAGCGACCGGTATCTTCTGGAAAAGGAAAAAACGGATGTTTTGTTTTATCCGTCCGTGCAGGAGATGTACCCTGAACCCAGTCTGACGCATTTATTCATAAACCGCCTGACTGATGGATTGTGCGGCGCTCAGCGCAAGGGTCATTTTGAGGGTGTTGCTTTAGTGGTGGCCAAGCTTTTTAACATCACGAAACCCAACCGAGCGTACTTCGGAGCCAAGGACTGGCAGCAGCAGGCGGTAATACGCCGGATGGTTAAAGACTTAAACTTCGACATCCATATCGAAGTTTGTCCCATAGTTCGAGAAGAGGACGGGCTTGCCATGAGTTCACGCAACATTTATCTTTCTCAAGATGAACGCACGCGAGCGCTTGTTCTCAACCGGTCTCTTGATGAGGCTGAGAGGATGGTTAAGCAAGGCCAAAGGGATTGTGAAGTCATATTAAAAAAGATATCCGAATTAATCGCCTCCTCTAAACCGGATAGAATCGATTACGTTTCGGCCGTCGACCCCGAGAGTCTCCAAAACGTAAAAAAAATTGACGGACCGGTGCTTTTTGCTCTGGCAGTTAAGTTCGGTAAGGCAAGATTGATTGACAACCGCCTTTGCTCTATTGCTTGA
- a CDS encoding DUF58 domain-containing protein: protein MKREELLSPETLARLRGLDIKARLVVEGFLEGLHHSPYKGFSVEFSEYRSYIPGDEPRRIDWKVYAKRDRYYVREYQEETNLRAMFLIDASASMGYCSGALSKLDYATTLAAALSYLLTRQKDAVGLATFDTKIRELIPPRSTANHLKMILSRLENLKPGGETNISESLHYLAEHTRKRGLIIILSDLFDEPERILLALRHFRHRKHEVIIFHILDPREDKFDFSTPFRFVDMETRKEIGLDPRLVRKEYEKALNAYRSLIKSACNEQSIDYNPILTDQSLDHALFRYLEKRRRLK from the coding sequence ATGAAAAGGGAAGAACTTCTTAGTCCGGAGACACTTGCACGTCTGAGAGGGCTTGATATAAAGGCAAGGCTGGTGGTGGAAGGGTTTCTTGAAGGTCTGCATCATTCTCCTTATAAAGGTTTTTCGGTGGAATTCTCAGAATACAGGTCTTATATACCTGGCGATGAACCTCGCCGCATAGATTGGAAGGTCTATGCAAAACGCGACAGGTATTATGTAAGAGAATACCAGGAGGAGACAAATCTCAGGGCTATGTTCTTGATTGATGCTTCCGCATCGATGGGATATTGCTCCGGAGCCCTTTCCAAGCTTGATTATGCTACGACTCTTGCGGCTGCCCTTTCGTACCTTCTCACCAGACAGAAAGACGCGGTAGGCCTCGCGACTTTCGATACAAAGATAAGAGAGCTTATACCTCCTCGTTCAACCGCCAATCATCTCAAAATGATTCTATCGAGACTTGAGAATCTCAAACCCGGGGGAGAGACGAATATTTCCGAGAGTCTTCATTATCTTGCCGAGCATACCCGTAAGCGAGGCCTCATAATAATACTTTCAGATTTATTTGATGAGCCGGAAAGGATACTTCTTGCGCTACGTCACTTCAGGCATCGCAAGCACGAGGTCATAATCTTCCACATCCTTGACCCGAGGGAAGATAAATTTGATTTTTCAACGCCATTCAGATTCGTGGACATGGAAACAAGGAAAGAGATTGGGCTTGACCCGCGTCTTGTAAGAAAGGAATACGAAAAAGCCCTGAATGCTTACCGCTCGCTCATAAAATCCGCCTGCAACGAGCAGTCAATTGACTATAATCCAATCTTGACCGATCAAAGCCTTGATCATGCCTTGTTTCGATATCTCGAAAAGAGGAGAAGACTCAAATGA
- a CDS encoding cyclic nucleotide-binding domain-containing protein, which translates to MDRLSSYERNLAPGEAVYKQGEKGREMYFVRKGRIKIFATNWGRETLLSTVDEGGFFGENALIDNMPRPHSAVAIEETELLVINEESFQTILTSNPVLKYIIEMLIQRLKEVSSLVYDSESISI; encoded by the coding sequence ATGGACAGACTATCATCATACGAGAGGAATCTCGCTCCAGGGGAAGCAGTGTACAAACAGGGTGAAAAAGGAAGGGAGATGTATTTCGTAAGAAAAGGAAGGATTAAAATCTTTGCTACGAACTGGGGTAGAGAAACGCTTCTTTCTACGGTCGACGAAGGAGGTTTCTTTGGAGAAAACGCGCTTATAGACAATATGCCGCGCCCGCATTCAGCTGTGGCCATTGAAGAAACAGAACTCTTGGTCATAAACGAGGAGTCTTTTCAGACCATACTTACTTCGAATCCCGTGCTGAAGTACATTATTGAGATGTTAATCCAGCGTTTGAAAGAAGTTTCCTCTCTTGTCTACGATAGTGAAAGTATAAGTATATAG
- a CDS encoding VWA domain-containing protein has protein sequence MIGFAQPWFLLFLPIAAGPLILHLLSRARLKQKEFSSLFFLRRMHESRFRWLNLRDWLLLLLRSLFLLFLVLALAGPSWKGSLPFTGKKADLVVILDDSYSTASRFNDLKQTALRLLSELSPQSRAALITSSGSFSDTSWDEPRFIREKIEKTTASYSGRDISSAWSNAQELIKENPTKKGIIAVVSDGQERALEFVRKVKNPLDCEVMFFLDNRPSPENASITGMKLVPEYPLPGERQIIQVELSRNGGRIDNQVVLKDGVETIDQLLVNMGNGSKKIQFDLKSVTENLKINLDADSIPQDDEYYILPRNNERVRVALVGDEKSDFLKLALEASGGFDVERIPQAQLPGLSQEIYSLLICDGTNDISEAIKEAASSGLPVIALLGEGIKDVPGIFDVSGETDFTEAGNAFEVLSNSDLFSQIDDNDLREIRIWNYSRVKPSKGRVLVSFSSGEPFIFRNNPTGIIIVTTRFTPENTNIIYRSVFPAMVYRISEYALNDASSSNHNVGDTVKVVTSNDNPVIVETPSVQYELKPLFNGKRFEVVFPYTYEPGFYRIANQRFTINHDPRESSTSRINQYEIEKNGYKVFPLYASLPRNLSYLLLILALASLVVEFILILV, from the coding sequence TTGATTGGTTTCGCTCAACCATGGTTTCTTCTGTTTCTTCCTATTGCTGCGGGTCCTTTGATACTTCACCTGCTCAGCAGAGCGAGACTCAAACAGAAGGAATTCAGCTCTTTATTCTTTCTAAGGCGTATGCATGAGAGTCGTTTCAGGTGGCTCAATCTCCGCGACTGGCTTCTTCTCCTGCTCAGATCGTTGTTTCTTCTTTTTCTGGTGCTGGCCCTTGCAGGTCCTTCCTGGAAAGGCAGCCTGCCGTTTACGGGAAAAAAAGCCGATCTGGTCGTGATTCTGGACGATTCATACTCTACTGCATCCAGATTTAATGACTTAAAACAGACGGCGCTGCGGCTTCTTTCCGAGTTGTCTCCCCAAAGCAGAGCGGCTCTGATTACCTCTTCGGGTTCCTTCTCTGATACAAGCTGGGACGAACCCCGATTCATCAGGGAAAAGATAGAGAAAACGACTGCTTCTTACAGTGGTAGGGATATTAGCTCAGCCTGGTCGAATGCGCAAGAACTAATCAAAGAAAACCCAACCAAGAAAGGAATCATAGCCGTGGTATCTGACGGGCAGGAGCGAGCGCTTGAATTCGTCCGCAAAGTCAAGAATCCCTTGGATTGCGAAGTCATGTTCTTTCTTGATAACCGTCCTTCCCCGGAAAATGCATCGATTACAGGCATGAAACTTGTTCCTGAATATCCTTTGCCTGGAGAGCGGCAGATTATCCAGGTGGAGCTTTCAAGAAACGGCGGAAGAATAGACAATCAAGTTGTTCTTAAGGATGGCGTTGAGACAATAGACCAACTCTTGGTGAATATGGGTAACGGGTCAAAAAAAATTCAATTTGACCTGAAATCTGTGACTGAAAACCTGAAAATTAATCTTGATGCGGACTCAATACCCCAGGATGACGAGTATTATATTCTGCCTAGAAACAACGAGCGGGTCAGAGTAGCTCTGGTTGGTGATGAAAAATCCGACTTTCTCAAGCTAGCCCTAGAGGCAAGCGGTGGGTTCGACGTTGAAAGGATACCGCAAGCTCAGCTTCCAGGGTTGTCTCAAGAAATTTACTCTTTGTTGATATGCGACGGAACCAACGATATATCTGAGGCAATAAAGGAAGCAGCATCATCAGGATTGCCTGTTATCGCCCTTCTTGGCGAGGGGATTAAAGACGTTCCCGGGATATTTGACGTATCCGGGGAAACGGATTTTACGGAGGCGGGTAATGCCTTCGAAGTACTTTCAAACTCCGATCTTTTCTCCCAGATTGATGATAACGATCTCCGAGAGATAAGGATTTGGAATTATAGCAGGGTTAAACCTTCAAAAGGCAGAGTACTGGTATCCTTCAGTTCAGGAGAGCCTTTCATATTCAGGAACAACCCTACAGGAATAATAATCGTTACTACCAGATTCACACCCGAGAATACCAATATTATCTATCGCTCGGTTTTCCCGGCAATGGTATATCGAATTTCCGAGTATGCTTTGAATGATGCCTCTAGCTCCAATCACAACGTAGGTGATACTGTCAAGGTTGTTACTTCGAATGATAATCCTGTTATTGTCGAAACACCATCCGTTCAATACGAATTGAAACCTTTATTCAACGGTAAGAGGTTCGAAGTCGTTTTCCCTTATACCTATGAACCTGGATTCTACCGCATAGCAAATCAACGTTTTACAATCAATCACGACCCTCGCGAATCTTCAACTTCCAGAATCAACCAATACGAAATTGAAAAGAATGGGTACAAGGTGTTTCCGCTATACGCTTCGCTGCCGAGGAATCTTTCTTACCTTCTTTTGATTCTAGCTCTTGCTTCTCTTGTCGTAGAGTTCATCCTTATACTCGTGTAG